One segment of Castanea sativa cultivar Marrone di Chiusa Pesio chromosome 3, ASM4071231v1 DNA contains the following:
- the LOC142627910 gene encoding FACT complex subunit SPT16-like, which translates to MADQRNGSGQPSNGKASAAANSYSIDLDKFTTRLKSLYSHWNDNKDDMWGTSDVLAIATPPPSDDLRYLKSSALNIWLLGYEFPETIMVFMKKQIHFLCSQKKVSLLEVVKKSAKDAVGVDVVMHVKAKNDDGSGLMDAIFRAIHAQSKVDGLDTPLVGYIARETPEGKLLELWAEKLKNANFQLGDITGGLSDLFAVKDKDEIMCVKKAAYLSAHVMKKVVVPKLENVIDEEKKVSHSSLMDETEKAILEPTRAGVKLKAENIDICYPPIFQSGGEFDLRPSAASNDEMLYYDSASVIICAIGSRYNSYCSNIARTFLIDANHLQSKAYEVLLKAQEAAISALKPGNKVSAAYQAAISVVEADAPELVANLTKSAGTGIGLEFRESGLTINAKNDRVVKVGMIFNVSIGFQNLQTQTKNPKNQNFSLLLADTVVVTDEKTEVVTLASSKAVKDVAYSFNEEEEEEEKPKAKKAKIETNGTEALLSKTTLRSDVNEISKEELRRQHQAELARQKNEETARRLAGGGPGAGDKNAAVKASTELTAYKNVNDLPPPRDLMIQIDQKNEAVLLPIYGSMVPFHVATIRTVSSQQDTNRTCYIRIIFNVPGTPFNTQDANSLKFPGAIYLKEVSFRSKDPRHISEVVQQIKTLRRHVMARESERAERATLVTQEKLQLAGNRFKPIRLTDLWIRPVFGGRGRKIPGTLEAHVNGFRFSTTRQDERVDIMFANVKHAFFQPAENEMITLLHFHLHNHIMVGNKKTKDVQFYVEVMDVVQTLGGGKRSAYDPDEIEEEQRERDRKNKINTDFQSFVTRVNDLWGQPQFSGLDLEFDQPLRELGFHGVPFKSSAYIIPSSTCLVELIETPFLVVTLSEIEIVNLERVGLGQKNFDMTIVFKDFKRDVLRIDSVPSTSLDGIKEWLDTTDIKYYESRLNLNWRQILKTITDDPQSFIDEGGWEFLNLEATDSESENSEDSDKGYEPSDVEPESDTEEEDSDSASLVESEEDEEEDSEPDSEEEKGKTWEELEREASNADREFGDESDSEEERKRRKAKAFGKSRAGPSSSVPKRAKLR; encoded by the coding sequence ATGGCTGATCAACGGAATGGAAGTGGGCAACCTTCTAATGGGAAGGCTAGTGCAGCAGCAAATTCTTATTCAATTGATTTGGATAAATTCACTACACGATTGAAGTCTCTATACTCACATTGGAATGACAACAAGGATGATATGTGGGGCACATCTGATGTCCTTGCTATTGCCACACCTCCACCTTCAGATGATCTGCGGTACCTCAAGTCCTCAGCATTGAACATCTGGTTGCTGGGTTATGAGTTCCCAGAGACTATAATGGTTTTTATGAAAAAGCAAATCCATTTTTTGTGTAGCCAAAAGAAGGTCTCTCTTCTTGAAGTTGTGAAGAAGTCTGCTAAGGATGCTGTTGGTGTAGACGTTGTGATGCACGTGAAGGCAAAGAATGATGATGGAAGTGGTCTAATGGATGCTATATTCCGTGCTATCCATGCTCAATCAAAAGTGGATGGCCTTGATACGCCACTGGTTGGGTATATTGCAAGGGAGACTCCTGAAGGGAAACTTTTGGAGTTGTGGGCAGAGAAACTAAAGAACGCAAATTTCCAGCTTGGTGATATTACTGGTGGGTTGTCTGATCTTTTTGCTGTGAAGGACAAGGATGAGATTATGTGTGTCAAGAAAGCTGCTTACTTGTCTGCTCATGTGATGAAGAAAGTTGTAGTTCCAAAGCTTGAGAATGTAATTGACGAGGAAAAGAAAGTCAGTCATTCCTCATTGATGGATGAGACTGAGAAGGCCATATTGGAACCAACTAGAGCTGGTGTGAAGCTGAAGGCAGAGAATATTGACATTTGCTATCCTCCAATTTTTCAGAGTGGAGGGGAATTTGATCTCAGACCTAGTGCTGCCAGTAATGACGAGATGTTGTACTATGACTCTGCCAGTGTTATCATATGTGCCATTGGATCACGATATAATAGTTACTGCTCGAACATTGCAAGAACATTCTTGATTGATGCCAACCACCTTCAGAGCAAGGCTTATGAGGTTCTTCTTAAGGCCCAAGAAGCTGCGATAAGTGCATTGAAGCCTGGTAACAAGGTCAGCGCTGCATATCAAGCTGCCATTTCTGTAGTTGAGGCAGATGCTCCGGAGTTAGTTGCAAACTTGACAAAATCTGCTGGGACAGGAATTGGCCTTGAATTTCGCGAGTCGGGGTTGACTATCAATGCCAAAAATGATCGAGTGGTGAAAGTAGGAATGATATTTAATGTGTCAATTGGTTTTCAGAACTTGCAGACACAGACCAAGAACCcgaaaaatcaaaatttctccCTGCTGCTTGCTGATACAGTTGTTGTCACTGATGAAAAGACAGAGGTGGTGACTTTAGCAAGCTCTAAAGCGGTTAAGGATGTGGCTTACTCTTTCAatgaggaggaggaagaagaagaaaagcctAAAGCTAAAAAAGCTAAAATTGAGACTAATGGCACTGAGGCCTTATTGTCTAAGACAACACTCAGGTCAGATGTTAATGAGATCTCAAAGGAGGAACTACGAAGGCAGCATCAGGCAGAACTTGCCCGacagaaaaatgaagaaactgCCCGGCGTCTAGCTGGTGGTGGACCTGGAGCTGGGGACAAAAATGCTGCTGTGAAGGCTTCAACTGAATTGACTGCCTATAAGAATGTGAATGATCTCCCCCCTCCAAGAGATTTGATGATTCAGATTGACCAGAAGAATGAAGCTGTTCTTCTGCCTATTTATGGAAGTATGGTCCCTTTTCATGTGGCTACCATCAGGACAGTTTCTAGCCAGCAGGATACCAATCGAACTTGTTATATCAGAATAATCTTTAATGTGCCTGGGACCCCTTTTAATACTCAAGATGCGAACTCATTGAAATTCCCAGGGGCTATATATCTGAAGGAGGTTTCATTCCGCTCCAAGGACCCAAGGCACATAAGTGAAGTGGTACAGCAAATCAAAACGCTCCGGCGGCATGTTATGGCTAGGGAGTCAGAGAGAGCTGAGAGGGCAACTTTGGTTACTCAGGAGAAACTTCAACTAGCTGGTAACAGATTTAAGCCAATTAGATTGACTGACCTTTGGATCCGTCCTGTTTTCGGTGGCCGTGGAAGGAAGATACCTGGTACGCTTGAAGCTCATGTGAATGGGTTTCGTTTTTCAACTACAAGGCAAGATGAGCGTGTGGATATTATGTTTGCGAACGTCAAGCATGCATTTTTCCAGCCTGCAGAAAATGAGATGATCACTCTGCTCCACTTTCATTTGCACAACCACATAATGGTGGGTAACAAGAAAACCAAGGATGTACAGTTTTATGTTGAGGTGATGGATGTGGTCCAGACCTTGGGAGGTGGAAAGAGATCTGCCTATGACCCAGATGAGATTGAAGAAGAGCAACGGGAGAGGGACAGGAAGAATAAAATTAACACAGATTTTCAGAGCTTTGTGACTCGGGTGAATGATCTCTGGGGGCAGCCTCAATTTAGTGGCCTTGACCTTGAGTTTGATCAGCCTCTAAGAGAGCTTGGCTTCCATGGGGTTCCCTTCAAATCCTCAGCATATATTATCCCATCTTCCACCTGCCTTGTGGAACTGATAGAGACTCCTTTCCTGGTTGTCACTCTAAGCGAGATTGAGATTGTGAATCTGGAGAGAGTTGGACTTGGACAGAAGAACTTTGATATGACGATTGTATTCAAGGATTTTAAGCGAGATGTTCTTCGGATTGATTCCGTCCCTTCCACATCGCTTGATGGCATTAAGGAATGGCTGGACACAACAGACATCAAGTATTATGAGAGCAGGTTGAATCTGAACTGGCGTCAGATACTGAAGACAATCACTGATGACCCACAGAGCTTCATAGATGAAGGGGGTTGGgaatttttgaatttggaaGCTACTGATTCAGAATCTGAGAACTCAGAGGATTCAGACAAGGGTTATGAGCCATCAGATGTGGAGCCTGAATCGGACACAGAGGAGGAAGATTCTGACAGTGCGTCTTTGGTGGAGTCTGAGGAGGACGAAGAGGAGGATTCAGAACCAGACTCAgaggaagagaaaggaaaaacgTGGGAAGAGTTGGAGAGGGAAGCAAGCAATGCGGACAGAGAGTTTGGCGATGAGTCAGACAGTGAGGAGGAGAGGAAGAGAAGGAAAGCAAAGGCCTTTGGGAAGTCTCGAGCTGGCCCTAGTAGCAGTGTCCCCAAGAGGGCCAAGTTACGATAG
- the LOC142627911 gene encoding protein transport protein SEC24 A-like — MMTLPVKKMLKVLYPSLIRLDEYLLKASAQVNDFKNLEKRLPLAAENLDSRGLYLYDDGFRFNIWFGRALSPDVAMKFFGADFAAELSKVTLSERDNEMSRKLVRILENLEKVFLHIIMCHLVRQGEQPREDRRLSFFSPILLRTRWGVLMVI, encoded by the exons ATGATGACTCTACCAGTAAAGAAAATGTTGAAGGTTCTATATCCTAGCTTAATACGACTGGATGAGTATCTTTTGAAA GCATCTGCTCAAGTCAACGACTTCAAAAACCTTGAGAAAAGATTACCACTGGCTGCTGAGAACTTAGATTCCAGAGGCCTCTATTTATATGATGATGGTTTTCGCTTTAATATATGGTTTGGTAGAGCTCTTTCACCTGATGTGGCCATGAAATTTTTTGGTGCAGACTTTGCAGCAGAATTGTCAAAG GTTACCCTTTCTGAGCGTGACAATGAAATGTCAAGGAAGCTGGTAAGGATACTTGAGAATTTAGAGAAAGTTTTCCTTCATATTATCATGTGTCATCTTGTAAGACAAGGCGAACAGCCCAGAGAAGACAGAAggctttccttcttctctccaaTCTTGTTGAGGACCAGATGGGGGGTGCTAATGGTTATTTAG
- the LOC142630036 gene encoding shaggy-related protein kinase alpha, giving the protein MASVGVAPASGMRDTSSHNVGVDRLPEEMNDMKIRDDKEMEATVVDGNGTETGHIIVTTIGGRNGQPKQTISYMAERVVGHGSFGVVFQAKCLETGETVAIKKVLQDKRYKNRELQTMRLLDHPNVVSLKHCFFSTTEKDELYLNLVLEYVPETVHRVIKHYNKLNQRMPLIYVKLYTYQIFRALSYIHRCIGVCHRDIKPQNLLVNPHTHQVKLCDFGSAKVLVKGEPNISYICSRYYRAPELIFGATEYTTAIDIWSAGCVLAELLLGQPLFPGESGVDQLVEIIKVLGTPTREEIKCMNPNYTEFKFPQIKAHPWHKIFHKRMPPEAVDLVSRLLQYSPNLRCSALDALIHPFFDELRDPNSRLPNGRFLPPLFNFKSHELKGVPVEILVKLIPEHARKQCPFLGL; this is encoded by the exons ATGGCTTCGGTGGGCGTAGCACCTGCTTCTGGTATGAGAGATACTAGTAGCCATAATGTTGGAGTTGATCGTTTACCTGAGGAGATGAACGACATGAAAATTAGGGATGACAAA GAAATGGAAGCCACAGTTGTTGATGGTAATGGTACAGAGACAGGTCATATAATTGTAACAACTATTGGTGGTAGAAATGGCCAGCCGAAGCAG ACAATAAGTTACATGGCCGAGCGTGTTGTTGGACATGGATCATTTGGAGTCGTGTTCCAG GCAAAGTGCCTAGAGACAGGTGAAACTGTTGCTATAAAGAAGGTTCTTCAAGACAAGAGGTATAAGAACCGAGAGCTGCAAACCATGCGCCTTCTTGACCACCCAAATGTTGTCTCTTTGAAGCACTGTTTCTTCTCAACCACTGAAAAGGATGAACTTTACCTTAATTTGGTACTTGAGTATGTTCCTGAAACAGTTCATCGTGTGATCAAGCACTACAACAAATTGAACCAAAGGATGCCACTGATATATGTGAAACTTTATACATACCAG ATCTTTAGGGCCTTGTCATATATTCATCGCTGCATTGGAGTATGTCATCGGGACATTAAACCTCAAAACCTTTTG GTGAATCCACATACCCACCAGGTTAAATTATGTGACTTTGGAAGTGCGAAAGTCTtg GTGAAAGGTGAGCCAAATATTTCTTACATCTGCTCTAGGTATTATCGAGCACCAGAGCTTATATTTGGAGCAACTGAGTATACTACGGCTATTGACATTTGGTCTGCTGGCTGTGTTCTTGCTGAGTTACTGCTTGGACAG CCTTTGTTTCCTGGTGAGAGTGGAGTCGACCAGCTCGTGGAGATAATCAAg GTTTTGGGCACTCCTACAAGGGAGGAAATCAAATGCATGAACCCTAACTATACAGAGTTCAAATTCCCTCAGATTAAAGCCCATCCATGGCACAAG ATATTCCACAAGCGTATGCCTCCAGAAGCTGTTGATCTGGTTTCAAGACTACTACAATACTCCCCTAACCTACGATGCTCAGCT CTGGATGCCTTGATCCATCCCTTTTTCGATGAGCTACGTGATCCCAACAGTCGCTTGCCAAATGGACGGTTCCTCCCACCACTATTCAACTTTAAATCTCATG AATTGAAGGGGGTGCCAGTTGAGATTTTGGTGAAATTGATCCCAGAGCATGCAAGAAAGCAATGCCCCTTTCTTGGTTTGTGA